The DNA region gcgcattgCTCGCCGGTACAATAAAAACCGGCCGTCGGGAACAATCGAGCGTAAAgccatctaccgagccaacgaagaaattggcaagttcaatggctatttcctccaggaagagcggtcggcggggagcggccggagcaaggtcgacatcatcattgccgcgatgagcacctaccaatgcatgaactacaagccattcaagtacctcaacgtttggcaggagacgcggacgcacccgaagtataggggaggcataacatcctcctctagcggctcctccaaacggtcaaggtcggtatccctatccgacggcggctccgaagaagtggctagccaactcgccggagctaacttgggtagccccgacgccggcccgagcggttcccaacgccgaccgcaaggaaggaagaaggtggcggccaaccgccgtcgcgccgcggcTGCAACCCCcaatgctcccgaacccgctcccgttcccgttccatatgcgccacctccacccccaccaacttGTTGTGGACCCtcttggcccaactcaatatgtccgataggtcaactatgaccccctcgcaacttcgattgcataaggccatgatattggcctccaaagacaattgggggtagtgccgccggatgagtagtcttccacgggggtatttttaacttttaattatgtaatttttaattattaggagtttaattatgtaatttttaatttttatgattttaattatgtcgtttttattttatttgtcatttgtaatattatttaggggtttttaatgaattttaatattatggaaatgtttttgtttaattgaattttaaattgaattgtgttcgtccttgcggaagagcacagctgggtgttgtgctcttgccagagagctgGCAGAAAAAGTgtggtcgggcccacaaccgtgctcgctgggaagagcacggttgtgggtgctcttagcAATGGCGCCCCCTATGCACCGCCATGTCATcttttttatcctcctaccattctacctgcagtggggcgccctataggttttactattgtttggttaattaatttaaatgttttcaaaatatataatgcaaattaattaaaaaacgcAACGATTAAATAAAAACCGGCGAAGACTGCAATGattaaacaaaagttacacgattcaagttggctaatctacgaAATTCTCAACTttcggcgcagctcatcgatcaatccccggaggtattcggctttggcggggtccgtacacttctcgAGGACCTTGTGTGTCTGCAACAACGTCCGCGCCGTCGAGGCTGTTGCCAACTCCACATACTCGCCGGccgtcggggtcgggatcgggatcgccgtcgccgtcgccgtcgccgtcgcctcccccttgttcttcgcagccttaaCGCCTATGgaacgccgggaggacatcggtgtgcttGAACTCTCATTCTCCGCGTACGTCCAGTTGAGGTCCATcagacgagttccgctttcgctgctcgtgtaaccaccagcttcggtggtcttcgtcctctttgtcgcaccGGTGTGGAGAATCCTGCCTTGGaatttctgcttgtccctcaagagcgcccagatgttgaaatgcttgaagtcaccgtacatggactggtacgacaacagcgctctatcgcgcacatcgctcaagctctcgccgcttccctgttccctcgagcacttctcgtactccgccgcgaacaggttgacttgcttcttcacctggtcccagtgcttgcggagctgctccctatgatgcttgtacgcgctcgacggcttcgcctcattgtagcgctcggcgatgcgctccaaGTACGCAAGCTGCTTCTGGTTGTTTGCGAATACCGGGTCCTCcgaaatatccacccaacacctcgccaagacgagtgtttcatccggttggtagttcgtcctcccgggggcgtactcttcattcgtttccggaggtggcaccttgtacgcccggtgccggatccgcttctttctggcagGGGCGGGAGGGGGCGGCGGGTCGGGTTGgcgacggctccatgtcagacaaaccgtacgaatccgtactgaattcgggatcgtactgtgCATTGGCGttgaacgaccgatattcgttgGGTtatgtacccggccaacgcgcatcacccccaaacatcggactattgggacttgaatccatttcgtagtaaatgtgagtttcgagagtgaaatcgtgaaatgaaatgttacaaataaAGGTGGGGTATGGGGtatttaaacaaaattttcgaatttagcATTAAAAAAAAACGTGTGCCATCGGGCgcaccatcgtccgcgtcgcccacaatggcgcccgatGGCCTATCGGGTGCACTTCTACCGCGGATGAAGCATAGGGCGTGGGCTTAGGGCGTCGCATCGTCCGAGCacccacaatggtgcccgatggatgcgtgccatcgggcgccccattgtggatgctcttagggagGTATACATGCAACTATTTTCAGCTGATATTTACTCTCGGTATTAGAGAGTGAGTTAAGccttagttttattttatctttatagaagtttaattttcattattatCAGATAAGCATATTAATTGAACTTTAATTTAGTCATAAATTTTCCTGAAAGTAGATTGTAATGGAAAAATTGCTAGTCCGTGAGTTTGCATCTTTTTTTACTGCAATCACAACAACTGCATTTTTTCCTTTACAAAACTCTTTAACTTTTTCCCTGCAATTTGCATCTCTAGAATATGATAAAAAGTTCCACCTTTCCTTTATTTTCAGAATGTATATACTATTTAAACAATGGGTAAATTGCTTCAAAAATCGTCAACTTTGCACAAAGTTTGGTATTTCCcgtaaactttaaaagttgcatgaaatatcatgaactttaccgGGTGTTGCAAATTTCCCGTAAGACCCGACCCGGTACATTTCCGGCAAAAATTAATCCTACGTGGGTCGTCGGAGGAATGACATGGCAAAATCTCCGGCAGAACgataaaacgacgtcgttttatgtttcaatcaatttaaaataaaatatatatgatTTAGGGTTTATGTTTATGAATTGGCAGCAATTCAAAATCTTTCTCAATTCCCGTCGATTTTTCACTTCTTCCTTCTCCATTGCGAATGTAACTGGTCGCAATTCCCGTCGATCTACAATCCCATCGGGTTTCCTCCATAGGTAGGGTTCAAGCTTGTCCTACATTTGCAATTCCCGTCGCGATTCCTCCCGATTTCTCCTTCAATCAAATACGAGGTTAGATTTAATCAAACCAATGAATTTCTCCTCCCGATTTCTCCTTCCATTTCATCATCGGTCTCCTCATCACTTGATGGTATATAACTCCCATCACTTTCACTGTCATACCCTCCATCTCCCAACACATTCTTCTCACCCACATTCTGATCAGTACTTGTACTCACACCATGGCTCACATTCTTACCCGCAGAACCACTCATATTCTCATCCACAGAATCACTGAAACTCTTACTCCCATCTTCACTTACAATCTTACTAAATGTTTCAATCCCATGCGTCTCTGTAGACTTAACCACCACCCTCTCAGCTTCACCACCCATGCACATACTCCTATCAACAACATAAATACTACACATTCTGTTAAAACTCACACTTAGAGTACTAGACAACATCTCCatcacctccttatcacttttAATATCCACGTGGGTAGCTGTTACAGGATTCACAAAAGTAAGTCTACTCCATGTCTCAATCCCTATTTTATTCAATTCCTCGATTAAATCGAAATACCCAAATCTGTCTGGGTCTAAACCACTTGCCTTTGTCCTTCCACCACCAATATATTTCTGAAATTTACCATTAGGAATGAAATGACCCCCATGATGAATAGAGAGGCCAAATATATTGTCCCTGAAAAAATTCCAGTTTGCCGTCGATTAATAATCAATCCAAATAACTTAAATAATCAATCCAAATAACTTAATAATCAATCCAAATAACTTAAATAATCAATCCAATCTGCCGTCGATTAATAGAGAGGCGAAATAGAATTGACGTCGACATTTGCAGCGTGAATCAATTAGGGGAAGCCAAATTAATAATCGACATTTAGAATTGACGTCACCAATCCAACGTGAATCAAATAGAATAGAGAGGCCAAATAGAATTGATGTCACCAATCCAAGGTGAATCAATTAATAATCGACATTTGCCGTCGAATGTTCACTGGAGACATTTAGGGTTTTTTCGAATTCATGAAAAGTCGATATGTAGAAGAATAACTTACGCAGTCGGCGGCGCCATCGGATGCAGTGGTGGTCACCATCATTCTCGCCGTCACGCTAGTCGTCACTTTCGCCGAATGGGAAGGTGATGTTGAGAAGAAGAGAATTTGCGTTTTTTTAGAGAGTGAGTTTAGTTAAGTTAGTACATTAGGGGATTGAAGcatgaaaattaaaaagaaagaaaaattcatTTAATGCATAGTCAGCATCCTAATCATCCGCCACTTCAGCATAAAATTTACACGTCAGCACCCGGATGGCCGGAATACCCGACACGGGAAATCGGCACCCAAAtgtaaagttcatgatatttCATGTAACTTTTAAAGTTTACGGAAAATACCAAACTTTGTGCAAAGTTGGCAATTTTTGAAGCAATTTACCCTTAAACAACTATGGTACATTGTTTCGGTCATTCACAACAAGACCGCAAAATGTGACGCGTTTGCGGCCCGGCCCTATTGCATGGCTGATAAATTCTCGGCCGTAAGCCGCAAAACACAGCTGTTTTTGCGACCCTATTGCATGTCGCAGAGGCCACaacctttttttttgttactaatttttatttttatatttaatagttTAATTGCTTTCAAATGCATCTTGGCTCAAGCTGTTCCAAAATACTACTAGTTTGGAACTGTAATgtgttattttaaataatagtatatttttttggtatttttgttGTAGTTTtttacataattttaatttgtggTTTGCTAACTGCAACTTTATTAGTTTCCGCAATTCAAAATTcaataaaagataaattaataaattaagttTTGGCTGAAACTGAGTTGTCCTTATTGCATATTTAAGTCTTTTATACTCGTTTGTTTAGGATATTAAATAGTGGAAAAAATATGTTCAAATAGTTCAATCTatcaaaatatatagaaaaCTATTCTATAGAAACATTATCTATTTAAATCAGCATTTATCATCGATGGGTCCAGTATAAGTAAACCCCATTACCAAAGaagtttcttttttttgtattgATTAGTGACTAGTGGGGTTAAGTGCAACAAATTTGACATAAAACAAGTATATTTGGTTCGTGACGACTGACTATCGACTGTATTAATCATGTTAGTGGACTAAACATTGAAGCAGACATTGCATACTCAATTCATGTTAAACACTTTTGATTGATTTGAAAGTTTAGAAACTCCATCTCTTTTAAATGATAGCATGAAACTGGAAAGATTAGGCTGTCCATTAGTTGTGCTATTAATATTAACTTGTtctaaaatttgattaaatagTAAATACACTATAAGCCTttgtactagtagtattttactTTACTAACGTTCTAGTGAATAATTAGTTTGTGTTATACTACTATGAGTTAAGGGACAGATTTTAAAATCACAGTTAAGGGAGACGTATagatggaattttttttttaatttaaaaataatactatgagtTTTCTTCAGACTaaacaaatatatttaattCCTACTTCTTagttaattaaaaagaaaacagagTATATTTTGAATAAAGCAAAAAAAGTATTTGGCAACGTTTGATTGGACCACTTGCCTCTGACTCATATCCATGTCGGCTATTAATCATAAAGCTTATGTGCCAACTATAATATATGGAGTACAATTTATACTACATCTAGTAGTATATTTCTATATTGACACCTTTAGATTATAATAGtgtataatttaatttgaacTCATAATATAGGTTCTCAACATTTCCTCCTACAACACTTTCTGCAAACTaatccaaatttaattttactaaTTCCATCCACGGGCCAATTTTTCTTTGCGGCCTAATATCAAAGTCAAATATCTGCACAAAAATTGAGTGGTTGAACGACGACCTGTGAATTTattttcaaacaaaaataattctcaacgaaatttgtaaaattaattaattgatggtAAGACTTTCCAGAGTGCTTTCTTTTGGCAAATCACTTATAAGTACTCCATTATTTGATCAAAGACGTCAACATCAGCCGCAAATCACTTTATCATtagtattaacttttttttatcagtATTATTAACTTAAGCACGCAAACGACAAGGTTGCTTCTTCAGAGAAAATGAAGATCACaaagaacaaaataaaaggaTAAGTGCACCCCCCCAAAATTTTCAGAACAAGACAATAGCAATGTGCAATTGGGAATagacaagaaaaaaaaggataTATACCCAAAACTTGTCAGCATGAGTCATTTACTGTGAAACTCGACCAACGTATAAGATAATCGAAATGAGAAGAAGAAAACGTGCTagatattcatattttatcaaaaaaacAGCACATAGCTCTATCCGCAGATAGTCATCCTAATTGAATCTCTACACAAATCATGGCAGTGACAATTGCAGTATTTTTCTTGATCAGGATGGACAACAATGACATCATGTTCTCGTACACAGACTTAGCCACCTCCAGATTTAAGTGTATTACTCAACCTGTACAGTTATCAAGATAAATTTGTCAAGCAATTGATTAAAAGAGATGCAAATTACTCATTGTACATCATGCTATCGGTGTATAAGGAAAAACACATGTCTCCCTTTTTTTACATTGAACCATTATTTCTGAAGAAACatatttttatatgatcaaAGCAGGGAATAATAGAGCTTGCTAGTAATAGAATCACATGTTGTAGTTAATAGAGCTTACCAGTCCAAGCCCTCAAAAAGGCCTTCTCCTTTTATAGCTGAGGTTTTGAAAATAGACCATTGCCGGTTCTTAATCTTGTGCAGTTCCAAGGCTTCAGTAATTGCAGCATCATCAAGTGCCCCGGGAAGATCCTGCATGTCAGGTATTGAGCATGGATTCAGTGGTTTGTCAAGAAGTTTACATGCATAATTCATAAATACGCTTTGCAATGGTGTGTTCAACCAGAAATTTCATATAACTATAGACAAATCTTAAACATACTGAGACACTAGATTAAGCAGTCAGTTGAGAACACCTGTTTATTTGCAAATAAGAGGACGACAGCACCTTTAAGCTCCTCCTCCTGTCAATACCCCATAATAGTgcaattaattttcaaataatgaaggACATCAAAGGTAAAACAGAGACCCATGAAAAGATGATAAAAGACCAGTATACCTCAACTGAAAGACTACTCAAAAGAGGGAAAATTAGCAGAGGGGAAAAACTGCTACATGGTGATGCATGCTTCAAGAAACTATTTATAGGACTCAAGTAACATGAACGCAGACAACAACTTTGACTCTCAAACCCATCAAGCATATAAAAACTGATGTCTATAAGCAGAACAGTGATTCTTGCTGGATTTCACAGTGCTGGAGAGTGACAAATATAAAGATATACTCCCTCAGGCCATGATTAGGAGTCCCGTTTTCCACTTCGGTCcgccgcgaataggagtctcggttcattattactataaatggtaataggccccacgttccactaacacattccactcatatttcatttaaaattaaaacatataactgggacccatattccactaccttttttcaacccacttttcttaacatttcttaaaatttgtgccaaaaagaaatgagactcctaatggtggacggagggagtaccaaatTTGAACTCAatcattttaatataataaagcAACAAGAACCTCTAGTATTGCATGGAATTCTTCTTTGGCAATCACCAGCCTATCTGTATCACTTGAATCAACAACATATATTATAGCTTGAGTGTTGGGGAAGTAGCATCTCCAGTATGGCCtgtattacaaaaaaaaaagttgaagaaGCACAGTGTCAGCCTGAAATATACTGTGTCATGTATTATCACGAAAATTTAAATCAACAGCCTAAATGAAGACATGTAAGGCGAAGATGAACGAAGTTTCAGAAAAAGTAAGACCATATCTCCAGAAGATATATGGGATAACTGTAAGTGCACAAATATTTCTGAAAGGATATAACCAGACATCTGAagcatatttattttattctagatTGTCTTGAAGAGACTCTTAAGGATCAAATTATAATTCATGTTTATTTTATGCCCACCTTATAGCTCTACATAACTTCAAATGCTATCTGAATTCTGATAATACAAAGCTACAAGTGACTATAAAGGTATTGGACACAAAATAAGGTACATGCCCATTTAACATCCatatgagtttgaaatccaagTAACAATAGATGAGACCAAAGCATAAAGACGAGGGAATTTACACAAGAATCTTGGTAAGATAAATGGATTTAACTAATGCTTCTCTCTTAAGTTTTTCTAGATATTTGAAATCAGCAGATAGAGCAAAAGGAAGCAACAGGCATGACAGACCACAATGTACATACTATCAAGTATCAATCTCATCAGTAAAAGGAAATATATCCCCATTTACAGAATATTAAGTTTGAGCATTTATCAACAACCTGATACTAAAATGAGGTATTACACTGAGTTCAGCACCAAATTTTATGTATGAGTTAAACATTAATATTTGATGAGCTCATGGATGAAACCCACTAATTCAATGCTTCAAAAGAGATTGTCAAACCAACTGAACTTATGGTTGAATGAATCTTCTCTGAAACATATCATCTAATGGGAACTGAAATGAAATCCTAATAATGGTACCAGAGAGCCATTTTTTCATAGTAAATGCTACACATGCAAGTGATGCTAGATTAAGAAGATGAAAACTTATAAACATTGTGTTTATTCTTAAAATTTCTCTATATCAGGCTATCAGTTTTTTTTGCTTTTCCTCCTAAATATTCTGTTTCAGTCAACAAAGTCGAATTGCACgctaaaatattttaaaatagaacTGAAAATTAGAGAGAGGACCAATACAAGTTACCTGATACTTGTCTGGCCACCTGAGAAAAGAAAAGCAAAGAGTAGTTAGCTATCATCACCAGAAAGACTTCTAGCAACACAATGTAATGATTGGCCAGAGAGATACAAATAAGCATagctaaaatttaataaatgctTGCAGGACAGGTAAAACTATAAGCACAAATAAATACTACAATCAACTACTAAAGATGAAGCTAAAGATTATCATGCTTGCAGCATATTTCACAACTCCTAACTAACTTCTTTTTGCATGCGTAAATTTCACCTTAATACTCTAGTTTCAATGTTTCTTACAAGTCTCCCTATAATCAATGATTAAATTCTATATTTAAACTTCTATCAAAGTCACAGATCATGAATTCTTTTCTCATGTGATGTCAGGAACATGATAAGTATCTTACATTCTCTAACTGTTCAGAAACACTACAGATCCAAGTATgtataataacaaaaaatttaTCATGATAAAGAGATTAACATAATCAACTAGTGCACGAAATTTACCTAGATCCCAAACTTGAAACTTTATGTTGTTATACTGCACTGTTTCCACATTGAACCCAATTGCTGCAACAACAAAAAAACGAATAATGTCAAATTACAATAAGTTTATTTCTTCTCTCCCATAAAGTGGACAATTACGCTTATCATCTCTACTAATCCATCAAGCAACAGTCCATACAGCAAAATTGTGAAGTCCAGACACCACATCGACTACAAATCCAATTTGAGACCAGAAAAGAGCTTCGGCTAGAACACTATCCATAAACTACATGACTTATCTATTAACACCGATAGCAGTTTAAAATAAAGCAATATGATCAATTATCCAATTATTACACAATGCTCCCATCATTGTAGATTCAATGAACAAAAAGAATTTGCGAGCTGCTTACTGGGAATTGTAGATACTACTTCACCCATCTGGAGTCGATCTGccaaaacaaacaaagaaaTTAAACAATCAAAGCTAGAATTGATCAGCCGAAAGAGAATAAGGGGGATCCGTACAAAGAATCGTGGTTTTCCCGGCATTGTCAAGGCCGAGAACCAGGATCCGAGCTTCCTTATTCCCAAACAGCGACGAAAACAGCCGCGTAAATACTATTCCCATTTCCACGCCAATCTGCGCAAAAGGTCGGCGAATTGGCCACTCAAATCGGGGGGAGAAATGCAGAAAACAATTAGA from Salvia splendens isolate huo1 chromosome 9, SspV2, whole genome shotgun sequence includes:
- the LOC121747495 gene encoding uncharacterized protein LOC121747495 produces the protein MAPPTADNIFGLSIHHGGHFIPNGKFQKYIGGGRTKASGLDPDRFGYFDLIEELNKIGIETWSRLTFVNPVTATHVDIKSDKEVMEMLSSTLSVSFNRMCSIYVVDRSMCMGGEAERVVVKSTETHGIETFSKIVSEDGSKSFSDSVDENMSGSAGKNVSHGVSTSTDQNVGEKNVLGDGGYDSESDGSYIPSSDEETDDEMEGEIGRRNSLV
- the LOC121746490 gene encoding ADP-ribosylation factor 1: MGIVFTRLFSSLFGNKEARILVLGLDNAGKTTILYRLQMGEVVSTIPTIGFNVETVQYNNIKFQVWDLGGQTSIRPYWRCYFPNTQAIIYVVDSSDTDRLVIAKEEFHAILEEEELKGAVVLLFANKQDLPGALDDAAITEALELHKIKNRQWSIFKTSAIKGEGLFEGLDWLSNTLKSGGG